The Amycolatopsis jiangsuensis nucleotide sequence ATCGCCGAGTTCAGCAGGCTGCGGGCGAACGGCACGTCCTGCTGGTCGAAGAGCCGGCCGAAGTTCTCCCAGTGCACCCGCTCCGGCCAGAACGTCCAGCCGGGTGCGGTGATCTCCGCTCGCGACGAAAGACCGTTGCGCAGCAACAGGTAGAACGGCACCAGGAACAGTACGGCGGCCACCACCAGCGCGCCCCAGCGCAGGATCGCACGGATCACGTCGCACTCCGATCGAAGCGGAAGAGCCTGCCCTGCAGCAAGGTGACCAGCGCGATCAGCACGGCCAGGATCATCGCGCCCGCACTGCCCCGGCCGAGGTCCTGGCCGCCGGAGCCGAGCGAGGTGTAGTAGAGGTAGACCAGCGGTGGCCGGGCGAACGGCGGATAGCCACGCGAATCGCCGAGGATGTTGTAGAACTCGTCGAACGCCTGGTAGGCATTGATCAGGTTGAGCAGCAGCACCGCCACCGACGTCGCGCGCAGCTGCGGCAGCGTGATGTGCCGGAAGACCTGCCAGCCCGGTTTCGCCCCGTCCAGCCAGGCCGCCTCGTAGAGCTGACGCGGAATCCGTTGCAGGGCGGCGAGGAAGAGGATCAGGTAGAAGCCCAGTTGCAGCCACAGCCGCGCGGTCACCAGCACCACCCAGTACAGCGGGGGATGCACGGTGCCGGTCCACGCCACCGGGTCCACGCCGAAGAGTCCGAGCACCGTGTTCGCGAGTCCGTACCGGACTCCGGAGAACAGGGACGTCTTCCAGATCAGCGAGGCCACCACGTACGAGCACGCGAAGGGCAGGAAGAACACCGACCGGAAGAACGTCTGCGCGAACTTCAGCTGGTGCACACCGAGCGCCAGCGCGAGGGACAGTACGAACGTGAGCGGCACGATGAACACCGCGAACGCGCTGAAGGTGCCGAGGCTGGCCAGGAACGGGCCGTCGCTCAGCATGTGCACGTAGTTGTCGAGGCCCACGAACACGCTCGGGGTCACGGTGTTGCGCGCGTCGAAGAACGACAGGTACAGGCTCCACCCGATCGGCAGGTAGCCGAACACCGCGAGCCCGATCAGGAACGGGCCGACGAAGCCCCAGAACGCCAAGGTGTTGCGGGCCTGCCGGGAAAGCGGACGGGCTCGCAGCGTCATCCGAAGAGACGCTTCAGCTCGTTCTGCGCGACGGTGACCGCGGCCTTCGTCTGCGCTGCCGGATCGGCGCCTTCCTTGGCGATCTTCGCCACCGCGTCGGACAACGCGGTGTTCGCCGCCTGTGTCCACACTGGACCGCCGACGAGGTGGCTGTGGTCTTTCAGGAGACCGACGACGTCGGCGGCCGGGCCGGAGCGCAGGGTGTCCGCCTTGTCGATCAGGCTCTGCCGTGCGGGCACATGGAATCCGTAGCGGGTGGCGAACTCGAGCTGGTCTTTCGTCTGGTCGATCCAGAGCCACTTCACGAACGCCTTGGCTTCCTTCACGTGCGCGCTCTTCGCGTTGACCATCGCGCCGTAGGCGCCGACCGGCACCGAGGGCGCGCCACTGTCGTCCAGCTTGGGGAAGGGGAGTACGGCGAAGTCGTCGTTCAGTGCGTCGCGGACCTTGGGGACGTTCCACAGCCCGGTCCACTGCATGGCGCAGAGCCCGTCGATGAACGCACTGGGATCCGACCAGTCCGCGGGCGCTCCGAGCAGCAGCGAACCGTTGCTGTTGAGCGTGTGCAGCTTGCCGAACGCGGTGGCCGCTCGGGGATCGTCGAAGCCGACCTCCCGGTTGTCGTTCTTGAGGTAGTCCAGTCCGGCCGACCACATCAGCGGACCGGTCAGTGTGCCCACTCCGCCGTCGTTGCCCGCGAACAGGCCCTTGACGCCGTCCTTGGTCAGCTTGCCCGCGGCGTCGATCAGCTCGTCCACGGTCTGCGGCGGCCGTACTCCCGCGGCCTGCAGGAGGCTCTTGCGGTAGAAGAGCACCTGCGTATCGGTCGCTTGCGGGATGCCGTAGACCTTGCCCTCGACGGTCTGCGCGGCGAGCACTGCCGGGCTGAAGTCGTTCTTCACCGGCGCGACGAGATCGTCGAGCGCGACCACCTGGCCCTGGCGTACCCAGTCGATCTTCACCTGCGCCTCGAACACGTCGGGCACGGCGCTGTTCTGCAGTGCGGTGACGATCTTCGAGTCGTAGTCCCCGGGGTTCCACTGGACCTTGACCTCGGCGCCAGGATACGAGGCGGCGTAGTTCTTGACCGCCTCCTGCACGCCCTCCTCGCCGTAGGCGTGGTACCACTGCTGCAGGTCGACCCGGGCAGCGGCCGTCGAGGGCGCCGCACCCGCGGACTTCGCGGTGGACGGCGGCGGATCACCCGGCCGGCCGGTGTTCGACCCGCACGCCGCCACCGCGCCGACCGCGGCCGTCCCGGCCAGCGAGAGGAAGGCTCTCCTGTTGCGCTGCTGCATCCCCGTTCTCCTCCGACTCGGCCGTGCAGGGACCTTGCGGACCATAGATTCCCCCAAGGTGCCCGGCACGGCACGACCAACTCGCCGGAAAAGGGCGGAGCCGGTGGGGTGAGAAGGGCCTCAGCGGGCATCCACGGTACTCAGCGGGCCTCCGCGATCCTCAGCCGGGAAATCCCCCGCTGGTCCGCCGCCCGTGCCGCAGTCAGCCCGCCGCATGCGCGGGACTGCCCGGCACCCGGCCCGCCGAGATCCGGCCCTTCCGGCATCCAGCCCTGCAGCTTCCGGCCGTCGGCCCTGCATGCAGCTTCCGGCCCTCGGCCCTGCATGCAGCTTCCGGCCGCCCGAGATTCGGCCCTCGGGACCGGGCTATGCAGCATCCGGCCCTCCGAGACCCGGCCCTGCAGTATCCGGCCCGCCGGCATCCAGCGCTGCAGCATCCGGCCCTCCGAGATCCGACCACTCCGGCATCCGGCCCTCCGGCATTCGGCCCTGCGGCACTCGAGCCATCGGCGACCGGGCCCTCCGGCGACCGGGCCCTCCGGCGACCGGGCCCCGGCGTGCCGGGCTCTCCGGCGTGCCGGCCGGGTCGCCGGAAGGCCGGCACGCCGGAGGAGCGGGGCATGCTCCGGGCCCCGAGACCGTCAGAAGTGGGAGATGTCCAGTTCTCCTTCCGAGTAGGACGCGCGGATGCGTTTCTTGTCGAACTTGCCGACGCTGGTTTTCGGGACTTCCGGGACGAAGGTCCAGTTCTCCGGGAGCTGCCACTTCGCGACCTTGCCGGTCAGGTAGTCACGCAGCTGTTCGGCGGTGACCGTCTCGCCTTCCTTGACCACGACCGCCACCAAC carries:
- a CDS encoding carbohydrate ABC transporter permease; translation: MTLRARPLSRQARNTLAFWGFVGPFLIGLAVFGYLPIGWSLYLSFFDARNTVTPSVFVGLDNYVHMLSDGPFLASLGTFSAFAVFIVPLTFVLSLALALGVHQLKFAQTFFRSVFFLPFACSYVVASLIWKTSLFSGVRYGLANTVLGLFGVDPVAWTGTVHPPLYWVVLVTARLWLQLGFYLILFLAALQRIPRQLYEAAWLDGAKPGWQVFRHITLPQLRATSVAVLLLNLINAYQAFDEFYNILGDSRGYPPFARPPLVYLYYTSLGSGGQDLGRGSAGAMILAVLIALVTLLQGRLFRFDRSAT
- a CDS encoding ABC transporter substrate-binding protein, giving the protein MQQRNRRAFLSLAGTAAVGAVAACGSNTGRPGDPPPSTAKSAGAAPSTAAARVDLQQWYHAYGEEGVQEAVKNYAASYPGAEVKVQWNPGDYDSKIVTALQNSAVPDVFEAQVKIDWVRQGQVVALDDLVAPVKNDFSPAVLAAQTVEGKVYGIPQATDTQVLFYRKSLLQAAGVRPPQTVDELIDAAGKLTKDGVKGLFAGNDGGVGTLTGPLMWSAGLDYLKNDNREVGFDDPRAATAFGKLHTLNSNGSLLLGAPADWSDPSAFIDGLCAMQWTGLWNVPKVRDALNDDFAVLPFPKLDDSGAPSVPVGAYGAMVNAKSAHVKEAKAFVKWLWIDQTKDQLEFATRYGFHVPARQSLIDKADTLRSGPAADVVGLLKDHSHLVGGPVWTQAANTALSDAVAKIAKEGADPAAQTKAAVTVAQNELKRLFG